The following DNA comes from Castor canadensis chromosome 15, mCasCan1.hap1v2, whole genome shotgun sequence.
CCTACCGAATTTCAACTTTCACAGAGAGAGACTTGGTATTGTGCatacagtcatgtgtcacttaatgaCAGGGTGATATTCTgagagatgcatcattaggtggTTTTGTCATTGTGTAAATCTAGGTGGTACAGGTCAATCATTGGACATGGCCTCTGGATGCAATCAGGAGACAGGAAGAGAACAAAATGCATGTGGCTGCTGCCATCATAATGTAGCCCACTGCTTCCCAATaaacttttttataaaaaataaacacagatcATTAGTAGCATAAGTCATTCATTATCATCAAGTATGTGTGTACATAGTTGCCTGTGTAATGCTTGCATATGAGTGGCGGGGTGGTAGGGGTGCTTACTCCAGCATCACCCCAAACGTGAGTAAAGCATTGCTCCATAATGTTGCAATAGCTACAATGTCAGGAGGTGGTAGGACTTCTTCAGCTTCATTGTAATCTTACAGGGAACAAATGAAATGTCACTATGCATGTGTGACTGTTTaaccagcccccacccccaccccctgggTGATTCTCACCATCAAAGCAGTGTGGGAACTACCCCAGCTGTGGTTTTTCCCTGCTGCACACTGGGAACACTTGAAGGGAACCAGGAAGAATTCTGATACCTGATCACTTGTGATGTCCCAGATTCTGTCTCTAACATCTGTGTTCCTCTGTTTGTTTTGTAGGTTTTACAGTCAACCCACCTTACCATGGCTCTCACAGCCCCAGATCAGAACCGACCACACCCACAGGAGAAGAGGACAGGAGGTCACTAGCTTGCTGGGTCTGAGGGACCGGGAAGACGTGGAGGtcagaggaatggctcaagcccACAGTCTGCCCGTCCACATGAGGGAGGGTCCATGGGAAGTTGGAGGAAGGACAGAGCATGTGATGAAGAAGGCAGTTTGGGAAGAAGAGCTGAGGATGTCAGGTCCTGCCAAGTGGCACAACGTAAACCTTGAAAGCTGGAACCAGTCAAGGAAATTAGGGAGACAGATGTCTGAGGGTGATGGAAAGAGACTCTTTCAAGATCTGTACCCATTTGTTCAAGGAGAGAATTTACTGATTtctcagaacaaaaagaaatcccGGTCGTTGCCTCGAGTTCTTTCCCCTGAAAGCCTGGCTTGCATGGAAATTCCCATTCCTTTAAATGATGGCCATTTACCAGGTGTCCCTAAAATGCCACTATATCCTCCAAATTGTGCACCATATGTGGAAGCCACAAGGAACCCTGAGAAGGCTGCATTTCCCCGGCCGAAGTTCGGGAGACCTGTCAAGCCTCCTTCTTATGGCTCTCACCATCTGTCCAGGGGAGGGGAAAATAGTGACTTTCAGGAAAGCCAGCACACAGACCGACAAGGGTCCTATCTGACAAAAAGTAATGACTCCAGGCATGAGCGTGTAGTGTCAGACTCTGGCTTGGAGCCTCCAGTTTATGTGCCTCCACCCTCATACAGGTCGCCCCCCCAGCACATCCCAAACCCCTACCTGGAAGATCCAGTGCCCAGACATGTGAGTGGCAACCATAGTCAGCAGCAGCACCTGACTGAGGAGGTGGAATCAGGGTGTCCACTTCCTTCTGGCCCAGTTGGAACTGGGAACGAATACAGTGCAAGCCTACGATCTCCTCAAGGGGCTCCCCGATACTCCCACCCCATCACTGCCTATGAAGGCTCTGTTCAGTACATCCCCTTTGATGATCCTCGGATACGACACATTAAACTAGCTCAGCCCCCAGGGTTCTGTGAAGAAACGAAGCATGATGACAGGCCATATAATTCTTCTCCTGTCACTGTCCAAGAGTCAGCTCATGGGAAAATGAGACTTGATGATGCCCTTCGACATCCACAGGGCCTGATACCCACATCAGGTGCCGAGCAGGGCCTGGCTTCTGCTGACCCCAGTCCTCGGTGGCTTTGGAGCCAGCTCCCCACAGACGGAGAAAATGGAGTCTTCCTTGACCAAAGAGACCACTGTGTCATGAGAGGACCACAGGCTGACAGGAGAGGTGACCAGCACGGACACCCAGGGGCCCAAGCTCCCTCCCCACACCCACAGGGCCAGAGTACCTGTGAAAGCCAAACAAAGCTCAGAAAGTTTGAAACTGGGATTCAGACCAAGAAAAGTTCCAAGAAAAAAGTGAACGAGACcatattttgtttggtttccaTCCCAGTTAAGTCAGAAGCACATCTGCCAGGTATAGATAGGAATAACAATGACCTAAAACCGAGTGGTGCGAGAAAGCCTGGGCTTGATAAGGGCATAGCTCTGCAAGAACAAAGTCTGTTGAGCATGTCTTCCACTGACCTGGAGCTGCAGGCTCTCACAGGAAACATGGCATTCCCAAAACAAGATCTGGGGGAACCGGAGGAAGACAAGCAAACAAATGACCTCAGATTCACCCACCTTGCAAAACACAGAGAACTCAAGTATTCTGGCTCGTGGCCAGGCCACCTGTACAGGGACCAGCAAACCCAAACCAGTTTCCCTGAAGAATCCAAAAGCCCGCAACACCTCCCGGCTGCAAAGCCAGAAGGGCCCAGGAACGTAGCACTGACCCCAAAATGTTTAGACCCCACTGCCTCTGAAGCTCCCCTCCACCCAACATTAGCAGACAGTGACCAAACACAGAAGCCAG
Coding sequences within:
- the Jcad gene encoding junctional cadherin 5-associated protein isoform X3, with the protein product MLGQGGCCLGGWRWSPAGPSGGGGGGAGQHEGATRFYSQPTLPWLSQPQIRTDHTHRRRGQEVTSLLGLRDREDVEVRGMAQAHSLPVHMREGPWEVGGRTEHVMKKAVWEEELRMSGPAKWHNVNLESWNQSRKLGRQMSEGDGKRLFQDLYPFVQGENLLISQNKKKSRSLPRVLSPESLACMEIPIPLNDGHLPGVPKMPLYPPNCAPYVEATRNPEKAAFPRPKFGRPVKPPSYGSHHLSRGGENSDFQESQHTDRQGSYLTKSNDSRHERVVSDSGLEPPVYVPPPSYRSPPQHIPNPYLEDPVPRHVSGNHSQQQHLTEEVESGCPLPSGPVGTGNEYSASLRSPQGAPRYSHPITAYEGSVQYIPFDDPRIRHIKLAQPPGFCEETKHDDRPYNSSPVTVQESAHGKMRLDDALRHPQGLIPTSGAEQGLASADPSPRWLWSQLPTDGENGVFLDQRDHCVMRGPQADRRGDQHGHPGAQAPSPHPQGQSTCESQTKLRKFETGIQTKKSSKKKVNETIFCLVSIPVKSEAHLPGIDRNNNDLKPSGARKPGLDKGIALQEQSLLSMSSTDLELQALTGNMAFPKQDLGEPEEDKQTNDLRFTHLAKHRELKYSGSWPGHLYRDQQTQTSFPEESKSPQHLPAAKPEGPRNVALTPKCLDPTASEAPLHPTLADSDQTQKPEAPNLRGQMSLSPSSNSAFSRTSSSRNQASVPKAGSGQPCLDGDHSPPKPEVVKGEPTAGPCNSKQLFGQFLLKPVSRRPWDLISQLESFNKELQEEEESHNSSSSSSSSSSSSSEDSETDQQPEDWADCRPRPRGYHESSQERRTEQQPRVSAPEDPGFQVGRVKSKSESWSEEPKPCQHDGPLSPGASQVKDSRGDPFQWVTESVMAEQQQRKQEVVNGMYELVVSPGPVKRTMATKPATPSSLAEPREPLESWEFTELTEALGSVPLSRVVPLEVDSGKEMGTVVALSLTNKTRGLSAPDLRSVGLTTGHKQNVTELEEALGGRNAMEIPPSESLQARAERILGIEVAVESLLPGAKKAGQSQPPEPDANACSPESLMEQSLPSPEPSGIPPVTTDAFYSRRKCGWTQSPLFVGERAPQTSEPSDVDRVPAKQATSPEPQPRPREARSFEEKDVGAKPPFRSTLFHFIERTSSVAGSEKRFRSPSKVIESLQERLAAPPRRADSDRVMRMKEVSSVSRMRCLSSRNTDSKEEGEDRKAVRGQAWPPGGPVSLSSGDPPWRVGHSPSISKGFTSREENGHPAAQREKNWDPDFWCPGMVVHTCNPSTWEAEAGGR